Below is a window of Leucoraja erinacea ecotype New England chromosome 11, Leri_hhj_1, whole genome shotgun sequence DNA.
TATAGGTGAAGTTAAGCTCACCCACGTAGACAACCCTGAATTTTTCAGTAGTCTATCTACAAATGGTTGCTTTATCTCCTGCTgactattgggggggggggggctgatagTACAATCCCATTAGATTGCTTGCACCTTTCTTAATGTTGATCTTGACCCTTATCACCTCAGTGGGACTAGCACCTCACCTACACTGCGTTCTCTCAAAGTGCCACTTTGACATTCTCCCTGAACCGTAGAGCAACTCCGCCACATCTTCCCTCCCACCTTATCGTGTCTGAAACTTTGAAAGTCTGGAACATTGAGCTTCCAGTTATGTCCCTCTTGCAACCAAGTTTCAGTAATGGCCACAGCATCATAGACCCAGCACCGAACCAGGCTCTAGGTTTATGTGCTTTTTCCATCACACTCTTTGTACCAAAATAAACACATGTTAACCTATCAGGTTCACTATATTCCTTAACGTCTGCTTTCCTGTAAGACCTAATCCTAATGTCAACCTTCCATCAGTCTTTCCAAATGCTGAACTGCTACTATAGGTACTGTTTTTTTTCCACCTGCTAATCAGATTTTTTTAGGGGGATGAAAATGTCATTTCTTTGCTGTGAAAATGTACTGCAGTGAAGTACAGGCTCAGCCCAGTTCCTAGTCCATAAGGCACAGCTGTCCAGCAGTCAGAGCAAAATTTGAATGAATTGACCAATGTTAATTCATCAGATTGCTGGGAGAAGCAGAACCAAAAATTCACATGAGCTCATCAAAGTGAATCGAATAAGATCTAATGCTAAGAAAATAAGAAAACTCGGTGCAACAGGATGTTCCCCTGGTTTTTGGTTTTATTTCCTTTCTGTTCTTGAGCGGATTGTCAAAATAATGTTAGTTCTGAGGACAGGCATCCACCACAATACAAAAGGAAGTGGGTGATTCATCTCCTCTCCCTTAGTTCTTGGAAGATACATTTCAAAACTACCATCCATTCCAACTAGCAAAAGAACATAAACTCAAAAATAATGGAAGTGGAGTTCATAaaacagagtgagtcccaccgcaaattggaggagtagcacctcatatttcgcttgggtagtttacaccccagcggtatgaacattgacctccaatttcaggtagtccttgctttctccctctttcccctccccttcccagctctcccacagcctactgtctccgcctcttccttgcttcctctcgcccccccccccccccccccccccagccccagccccatcagtctgaagaagggtcacaacccgaaacgtcacctattccttcgctccacagatgctgcttcaccagctaaatttctccagcacttatgtctaaACATTGAATTGACCACCTGTACAGGGACAGAGATGTCAGGAGTTGCAATTAGTGTTAAAGCTGTGccaggtacagagtgcagaggtCTCATTAGAGCACGGCAATCCGTAGTATTTAAAATTCTTCTTGAAGTTTTAAGTATAATCTAGTGTCATATTATTTATTGTGTtgtacttaacatagaaacatagaaaataggtgcaggaggaggccattcggcccttcgagccagcaccaccattcattgtgatcatatcaataacccgtgcctgccttctccccatatcccttgactccactagccccaagagctctatctaactctctcttaaatccatccagtgacttggcctccactgccctctgtggcagggaattccataaattcacgactctctgggtgaaaacgttttttctcacctcagtcttaaatgaaatcccctttattctttttttttttttttttttttttttttttttttttatttttattagaagtacggtaaattacaatcctacacaacacatatatcttaatacattttttgtaccgcttcattttttttgagctttaagaaaaaggtagaagtaaggaaagtaaagaaagtgcaagagagtcgtgaagtgtaagagtgttgggaaaagaaagccccttaggaaagaagttagagaaggaagtaaagtgagaaaatagaccctagaaaaaaagaaagaaagagaaaatagaaacaatcgctctattataacagacctcccctttattctaagacgtaCATATTCTTTGTGGCATTTGGTTGGATTTTAACAACATTTCCAGAGTTCTGTGTTGTGCTGCTCCACATGCCTGAATGAGTTTTCCAACCCAGATGGATTCTGGCTGAACTCTGAGGATGGGTGTAGGGAACCTACTTCTCCATCAGGTCGATGATGCCAACATGATACGACAGCTGGTGTAACGTTGCTTTCATGTTGACACTGTGACAGCTCTGTTACAGAATTGTCAGTGTGATCTTGTTACTCTTTAATTGTTGCTTTGACTTTGCTACAGGGACCATGGTCTTGTCGCATGGTCACCCTACCAGTGTTAcatcacatgtgtaggaaggtgctgcagatgctggtttaaaccgaagatagacacaaaaagctggagtaacttgtctgaagaagggtcttgactcgaaacgtcacccattccttctctccagagatgttctctgtcctgctgagttattccagctttttgtgtctatctaccactGTTACATTGCTGCTCTCACTGTGTGAGGAGTTAGCTGTTGCTATTCCTATGTCACCTTCCAGATCACCACCCAGTGCAGTGTGCAAATGAAAACCCAGCATCACTCTGCTGCTGATTTAGAAGTTTTATTTTTGTTGACATGATGTGGAGAAAGTGTTGCCAACTGTGAATGAATCCTGGTGATATTTcctgaaactcctcctcatctccctttgcTTCTCTGTATTGAGATCCCCGTGATCATCCCCACATCACATTTCCCAGCTTGACAAGTTGTTTTGCATCAAAGGAAACTGAATGGCTCTCAAAACCAAATCCATTGCTTTCTTCTGCAGTCTCTTTGGACTCCTTCAACTTATTGTCGTGGATCATTTTCTTCTCCCAATCCTCACACTTTTGATTACTTCCCCAATTTCTCACTCACCTCACACCACTTTTTCCTCACACCTATCTGCCGTTCATCTCCCAATCTCTTGAcacatactcaatgccccaacctatgaaaacaagcatatcatatgccttctttaccactctacccACATGTATTACCATTTCTAGTGTCATGGTTATAACAGCAGCCTGGGGTAAACCAGTTTTGGAGCTCGCATTATTCCAGTTTAGAGACTCATGTGTTGTGCAGGGTGTGCAGAATGAAACCGTTAGTGCAGCCTGGAGTGATAATAGAAACTGACGGggatgtggacttaccattggagccaatcccttgcctcGATCGTTGCTCCAACTGCGGTTTTCactatcgaggagctcgcagtctcgggtagagaacGATGTCAGGAGCTCCAAACGACgtagaaggtttcgaccagccccaacccaGGGTCAGAttgcccagcgcgggggagctgagattctcccctgatgcaggagcttgttcaccccgacgcggagggccggctatgggagccaagattgTCCCCGAAGGGTCGAGGCCCccaaccgtgggagaacaaagaaggaaaagagatttaacttttttcctccttccaacacagtgaggaatgtggaggagtcacagtggtggatgtttatgttaaatttatgttaaaatgtattttgtgtgttctgttgctttttattggtatgactgtatggcaaatgaaattcctcatatgttgcaaaacatacttggctaataaagtatgattatgaaaatgctagaaatattatCTCAGTCTCCCggtgacagacataaaatgcccgGAAACTCTCGCTTTCTCCCCATTTCATCGCCTACTCTTCACAAATAAATCATTGAAAAGTGGCACTAAATCCCAGGACTCAGGTGGAACAGCGACCCAGCCAGTCCGGCACTTGGCAACATTTCCACTCTTCCTGCTGCTACTGCACAGGACAGACACGAGATCTGCTCGGTGCATTTTGTCACCAGTGATCTGAAGATCTAAACTGACAGCAACGGTGAAGGAGGTTGTAATTTATGCGCGTTGGATATTGATGTAACGCCAAAGCAGGAGCCAAGTGGCTGATATGATTTGCCTCAATTCATAAtactgtgaaacatagaaacatagaaacatagaaattaggtgcaggagtaggccattcggcccttcgagccagcaccgccattcaatatgatcatggctgatcatccaactcagtatcccgtacctgctttctctccataccccctgatccccttagccacaagggccacatctaactccctcttaaatatagccaatgaactggcctcaactaccctctgtggcagagagttccagagattcaccactctctgcgtgaaaaaaaagttcttctcatctcggttttaaaggatttcccctttatccttaagctgtgaccccttgtcctggacttccctaacatcgggaacaatcttcctgcatctagcctgtccaaccccttaagaattttgtaagtttctataagatcccctctcaatcttctaaattctagagagtataaaccaagtctatccagtctttcttcataagacagtcctgacatcccaggaatcagtctggtgaaccgtctctgcactccctctatggcaataatgtccttcctcagatttggagaccaaaactgtacgcaatactccaggtgtggtctcaccaagaccctgtacaactgcagtagaacctctctgctcctatactcaaatccttttgcaatgaaagctaacataccattcgctttctttactgcctgctgcacctgcatgcctaccttcaatgactggtgtaccatgacacccaggtctcgctgcatctccccctttcccaatcggccaccatttagataatagtctgccctcctgtttttgccaccaaaatggataacctcacatttatccacattatactgcatctgccaaacatttgcccactcacccaggctatccaagtcaccctgcagtctcctagcatcctcctcacagctaacactgccccccagcttagtgtcatccgcaaacttggagatattgccttcaattccctcatccagatcattaatatatattgtaaatagctggggtcccagtactgagccttggggtaccccactagtcactgcctgccattgtgaaaaggacccgtttactcctactctttgctccctgtttgccagccagttctctatccacatcaatactgaacccccaatgccttgtgctttaagtttgtatactaatttcttatgtgggaccttgtcgaaagccttctggaagtccagatacaccacatccactggttctcccctatccacgctactagttacatcctcgaaaaattctataagattcgtcagacatgatttacctttcgtaaatccatgctgactttgtccaatgatttcaccactttccaaatgtgctgctatcccatctttaataactgactctagcagtttccccactaccgatgttagactaactggtctgtaattccccattttctctctccctcccttcttaaaaagtggggttacgtttgctacccgccaatcttcaggaactactccagaatctaaagagttttgaaagattattactaatgcatccattatttctggagctacttccttaagtactctgggatgcagcctatctggccctggggatttatcggcctttaatccattcaatttacccaacaccacttcccggctaacctggatttcactcaattcctccaactcctttgacccgcggtcccctgctatttccggcaaattatttatgtcttccttagtgaagacggaaccaaagtagttattcaattggtccgccatatccttgttccccatgatcaactcccctgtttctgactgcaagggacctacatttgttttaactaatctctttcttttcacatatctataaaaacttttgcagtcagtttttatgttccctgccagttttctttcataatctatttttcctttcctaattaagccctttgtcctcctctgctggtctttgaatttctcccagtcctccggtatgctgctttttctggctaatttgtacgcatcatccttcgctttgatactatccctgatttcccttgttatccatggatgtactaccttccctgatttattcttttgccaaactgggatgaacaatttttgtagttcatccatgcagtctttaaatgtcttccattgcatatccaccgtcaacccttttagaattaattgccagtcaatcttggccaattcacgtctcataccctcaaagttacctttctttaagttcagaaccattgtttctgaattaacaatgtcactctccatcctaatgaagaactcaaccatattatggtcactcttgcccaagggggcacgtacaacaagattgctaactaacccttcctcattactcaatacccagtctaaaatagcctgctctctcgttggttcctcgacatgttgatttagataactatcccgcatacattccaagaaatcctcttcctcagcacccctgccaatttgattcacccaatctatatgtagattgaagtcacccattataaccgttttgccctttgtcgcacgcatttctaatttcctgtttgataccatctccaacttcactactactgttaggtggcctgtacacaacacccaccagcgttttctgccccttagtgttttgcagctctacccataccgattccacatcctccaaactaatgtccttcctttccattgcattaatcccctctctaatcagtaacgctaccccacctccttttcctttctgtctatccctcctgaatattgaatatccctggatgttcagctcccagccttggtcaccctggagccatgtctccgtgatcccaactatatcatagtcattaatagctatctgcacattcaactcatccaccttattacgaatgctccttgcattgagacacaaagccttcaggcttgtttttacaacactcttaccccttacacaattatgttgaaaagtggccctttttgatttttgccctggttttgtctgcctgccacttttacttttcaccttgctacctatttcttctaccctcattttacacccttcgtgTCCACGTCAAGTAGGAAACAACTCGTAGCCACAGGACAGGATGTGCCCCAGCGACAGCTCAGAGAGCGGCCGTGACAGTgccttcgagtctgaagaaggggcccgtcccggaacgtcacctattccttctctccagagatgctgcctggcccgctgtgttactccagcaccacagTGTCCAGCGCGATGGTTGTTACTGGCGGTGTGGCTCATTTGATCGTAGTATCTTTTTTTTTAGGTACGTTTCCGGTTCAGGAATTGAATTAGTTTGTCAAATCGTGTTATTCAAACTCCCTGGAATGCAGTAGGtgagatgtgtctgtgtgtgtgtgtaactgaggAGGTGCAGCCGAGTCACCGAGTGATGCCGGGTCTGATCGTGAGGACgggctggagttgagaaggtCGAGGGGTGAACTAACGGGATCATTGGGGTTGAAGTCCAGGTGGGCGCTGATCTGACGGCATAGAGGATATTCGACTACGAATCTGTTCCACTGGTTTTGGCAGTTCAATGGGTTTGTTAACGGACAAATAGACCAAAGGCTGGAGCTGTGGTCCGAATTGTTTGTCCCGGTTCTACCCGTATCCGGGGAGTTTGGAATCTAATGAAATAAAATGTGAACAAAATGTCAAGAGAGGAAAATATTTGTCTCCCAGGAGTCATTCAGGGATTACAATGTGTGTCGATCCCTGTCCCATATGTCCCCGTGTCTGTCTCTGAAATTGCTTCACAAGCCGACAAGCTGAGTCAAAGCTGCTACAGAAATGCAGCGATTGGAGACGGCCGCTCGCCACCAGTTACCCTGGGAtaaaggggtggaggtggggggtaaATACTGGATCTGCCTGCAATACACACATCCCGATAAATATAAACCCTTTCACAATACTCCCAATTGCCGCTAACGGTAACGGGCTCATTTTCTCAGCGCTGGGACCGGGTTGTCACAATGTGGCCACTCCCTTCCTCATCACTCAGCGCCGGCTATAACTGTCTTTTCCCGGACTGTTTCAGGTCGAGTGTCCCTTGCCACCGGATCAGAAGTGCGAGGATACCCGGGACAGGCGATCACTCTGCCGTGCCACTACTCTGTCCAAATGCATGGTAAAACTGCGATGTGCTGGAGTCGGGGAAAATGCCCTGCCTCGGGCTGTGGATCTGAACTGATTAAAACAAACGGAGAAACTGTAACTTCAGCAGTATCCGAGAAATATCAGCTTGATGGTAACATTGAGCAAGGAGACGTGTCGCTCACGATAAAGCAGCTCCGGAAAGAAGACGGCGGCTGGTATTGCTGCCGTGTGAGGAGGCCTGGACCGTTTAATGATGTGAAAGTGAATTTGAATGTGCTGGTTTTGGATGGTAAGCAGCTCAATATTACACGTTTCTGTCTCATTCCTGGCGTCGCAACGATGTTGCTGTTAACAGAGTTTCCTCACAGCtgtagtgacccaggttcgatcctaaccttcaGTGCCACCTGCGTGGAGTTCGCAGGTTCTCCACCAGTTTCCCCTcgtgttctggttttctcccaggTTCGAAGATGCGAGTGGGTTAAACTGCCTCTTGTGTAGAATAGTGGGGCGCAGATCGACAGGTTCCTGGGATATACGTACTGGATGGATTGCTGCGAATGTTTGAACAGGTGGCATGgtcttgttgggctgaatggccctcttctgcCCCCTTAGGGAAATATCAAAACACCATATtattgtttctagattaattgttAACTCTAATTAACATAGTTAAGCAAAGGGTGAAGTCGCcgctgtaaaatgtccctaatgtgcagggcgGGGATGAGAAAATAGCATAACGTAGATTTGATATGAATTAGTGctagatggtcggcgtggactctgtgggactaagggcctgattccatgctgtaactttcaatcaatcaatcaattaaaaaatCAGTTGAATATCTAGCACTATGAATGAAGTGCAGGTGAAAATAGCAGGCGGGTAGAATGTAATATGGACAACGAGTCCATTGACAGAGATATTGTGAGGAGGAACGTTTAATGTTTTACATCAGCTATATAATACAGAAACATTGGGTGTTTCCCATTCTGGCGTTTATAGCCATGTCTTTAAACTACAAGAAACATGAgcagagtaggaaggaactgtagatgctggtttacaccgaagatagacacaaaatgctggagtaactcagcgggacaggcagcatctctggatgacgtttcggttcgagacccttctttagaccgaggGACAGGGGAGAGGTCAGAGAAGGAATAGTAAGTGAAATAGGAGCAGACTTGGTGGAGTCTGTCATCTCCCCGTAACATTAAACACCTTAATTACTAATTAGAGTTAACAATGAATCTAGAAACAATAATATGTTATTgcatgtcaatctccactttaaaaatacccaaagacttggctagTTTTGTTGCCATGTGGAGATCTTTGGACTGTTTCAAGACGTGAAAGTGAATTTGGACCGTAGGCAGCTCAATGTCCTTCTACTtgctgaatacagatgcaaagttaGCATTTAGTGCCTCGCAAATACATCCTCTGACTCTTTGGACAACTTCTAGTCCCGTCATCACACACAGTTCCACTTCCAGTGCTTCCCCGAGATCAACCAGCTGCActgtcccggcagacccattgcaCCCACCACCTTCAGGCTTCCAATCCAAAATAAAATGCTTACTCCAACCCTGTTTTGCCTTTATTAACGAGTGCACATCAGTAACTCCAATCCAATGGATTATTATGCTTTTTAAATGTGGAAACATCAAAGGCCCTATGAATGTCCAgaaacaccacatccactggttctataTTCTACTCAGTGGGTTAGCTGTGTGTGAGCTGAATGATGCAGTATGTGGCAAAGCAGTGCGTGAGAAAGAATATGTCTTCACTCGCACACGAGCACAATAAATTATTATTTCTTCTGTTCTAGAGATCACCACACCGAATCCTTCAACCACAAATGAGTCTGTCCATGCACAGGATGCAAACTCTGTCAGAGCTTCTACATTTGAAGGTCAGACTAAAAGTTCAAACTATGATGTCTTCTAATGTCtgttgcaatgtatttttatatcCATATTTCCATGATTTGACTGCTTAAAGTTGACAAGGATACCTTGAAATTGCTACTAATACAAAACGTTTAATGTTTAAAACAACTTGAAATATCATGGATTTAAATTGAGTATTGCAAATATTGCAAAATGTAGTCGGGAAATATTTGTGATTAAAGTGAATGGGACATACATTTTATCAAGTACCTTCAACACTGTCAGGAGATTCCAAGGTATTGAACAACAAATGGAAGGCCAGCTTCTACAGCAGTGCCTCCAcacctcaattttttttttccttgaatAGAATCCCAAAATTCCTGGAATTTGAtgttatttcctgaaattttcaaaaatgtttcctgcatgctatttgttgggtttttttcacaCGTTAACAACAAGGCAAATCATATCTATGTAACTACATTGtatttgcctgcttctgttactcacttgtacaaGACAGCTTTCATTGCCTCCAACAGCTTTCGTTGTCTTTGTTTTTtcaaccagccctcctgtgtcttagtctctgctctctccctccctccctccctcccttcttccctctcccctccctttctttctccctccctccctccctctctctctctctctctccccctctctctcccccttctctctctctctctctctctctctctctctctctctctctctctctccctccctctctccccctctctctctctctctctctctctccctctctctctccctctctctctccctctccccctctccctctctccccctctccctccccccccccccccccccctcctctctccctctctccacccctctctccctctctccactcctccctctctctctctgtctgtcctactctccctctcagccccttgagcccacccaccattctgtaaaattaaggccaatcccaatgtaactgcaatcccactgtccactggtaacttttcaccactcggcttatccagaattttaccgctgcctgaaaaataatcaaatgctcaacttccactgagaaagagaattaccaaagactcattgttatacgagtaTTTTccagaacagtctgtgacccatactgctgtggccatagcgctatgtttaaagctcaAAGCGCTGCAGGCGGTAGCGCTAACTTTAGAACCCACAGTGCtacagccgacagctctttgtttaaattcccacgcattaaactgacagcgctctgtttaaacctttgagcgCCAAACTGGCAATGttgtgtgtattacctttacacCCCTTTGTGGGCCGGATGCGGAAGTTTCCCgaaattattcaatttccctaAAAGATATTTccccgaagacaaccagaattccTGAATTTCggataatttccttcaaagtggaaacactgttcAACAGACAAGAATGTGGTGATGATGAGATATAGATTGCAATGTAgaatttttaattgattttaattaAGGACTAATTATTGGCCAAGAACTGAGGTTATTTCTTGTTCTTTGAAATAATACCTTGGGCTGTTTCATATTCACCTCAATTgcacgagctgccacaggaagtagctGAGGTAGGTACAGGAACAATATATCAAAGAcaccaaagctgggtggcagtgtgagctgtgaagaggatgttaggaggttgcaggctgacctggacaggttgagtgagtgggcagacgcacggcagatgcagtataatatagataaatgtgagattatccactttggcggcaaaaacaagggcgcAGAtttaagggggaggtacagcgagacctgggtgtccttgtacaccggtcactgaaagttggcgtgcaggtatagcaggcagtaaagaaagtgaatggattgttggccttcataacaaaaggatttcagtataggagtaaagaggttcttctgcagttgtataggactctggtgagaccacatctggagtattgtgtacagtttcggactcctaatttgaggaagaacatccttgtgattgcggctgtgcagcgtaggttcacgagattgattcctgggatggcgggactgtcatatgagtgaagattgaaaaggctaggcttgaattcactggagtttagaaggatgagggggattttatagaaacatataaaattataaaaggactgggcaagctagatgcaagaaaaatgttcccaatgttgggcgagtccagaaccaggggccacagtcttagaataaaggggaggtcatttaagactgaggtgagaaaaaacattttcactccagagagttgtgaatttatggaattccctgccacagtggaggccaaatcactggatggatttaagagagaattagatagagctctaggggctagtggagtcaagggattatggggagaaggcaggcacgggttattgatgggggacgatcagccatgatcacaatgaatggcggtgctggcttgaagggccgattggcctcttcctgcacctatattctatgtttccatgcttttgagagggtgcagaggatgtttaccagaatgctgcctggatgagaGGGTTTCAGATGCAGGGaatgattggatagacttggattggtttctctggaatgtcagaggttgaggggagacttgatagaattatataaaattatgtaaaACATAGATTGGTTagtcagtcagaacattttttcccagggtggaaatgtccaagaatagaaggcatagctataagatgagaggtgtaaagtttaatggagatgtacagggcaaggttttttaaacagagTGTGG
It encodes the following:
- the LOC129701615 gene encoding T-cell immunoglobulin and mucin domain-containing protein 4-like isoform X1, translating into MLPGPLCYSSTTVSSAMVVTGGVAHLIVVSFFLGRVSLATGSEVRGYPGQAITLPCHYSVQMHGKTAMCWSRGKCPASGCGSELIKTNGETVTSAVSEKYQLDGNIEQGDVSLTIKQLRKEDGGWYCCRVRRPGPFNDVKVNLNVLVLDEITTPNPSTTNESVHAQDANSVRASTFEGTREILSSTITTNEINSTSEQVPDDLVNILVSYLAWAARVLVFICFLAITLLLFQWKCKQTENEHLSS
- the LOC129701615 gene encoding T-cell immunoglobulin and mucin domain-containing protein 4-like isoform X2, with the protein product MLPGPLCYSSTTVSSAMVVTGGVAHLIVVSFFLGRVSLATGSEVRGYPGQAITLPCHYSVQMHGKTAMCWSRGKCPASGCGSELIKTNGETVTSAVSEKYQLDGNIEQGDVSLTIKQLRKEDGGWYCCRVRRPGPFNDVKVNLNVLVLDGTREILSSTITTNEINSTSEQVPDDLVNILVSYLAWAARVLVFICFLAITLLLFQWKCSNFTFVNKNSMDCKRDSIYWLLPHSKGIALVN